A genomic region of Podarcis raffonei isolate rPodRaf1 chromosome 13, rPodRaf1.pri, whole genome shotgun sequence contains the following coding sequences:
- the LOC128398907 gene encoding olfactory receptor 5V1-like has translation MQTVVRKSGGKEISFLNREIGNGTLVTQFILMGISNLPAVRFSLFAAILLIYLVTLVGNGTILLAIGISSHLHTPMYFFLSHLSLLDICFPTATVPKMLENFLLEINTISFAGCVLQLYFLVALVGTEVYLLSAMAYDRYVAICNPLRYTVIMSKKLCLQLAAVTWVTGFLNSLLHTVMTFTLPFCRSNKVNQYYCDIAPVQALSCASTYTAEMLVLIVGGFLGVGAFFVTLVSYIYIISTILRIRSAEGKRKAFSTCASHVIVVLLFYGTMIFTYIRPLNSRHPDRDRMVSMLSGVITSMLNPLIYSLRNKEVKVTLKRVIVHMCLKRECVS, from the exons ATGCAGACTGTGGTcagaaagagtggaggaaag GAAATCTCCTTTCTGAACAGAGAAATTGGAAACGGCACGCTAGTGACACAATTCATCCTAATGGGAATTTCTAATCTCCCTGCGGTTCGCTTCTCCCTGTTTGCTGCCATTTTGctcatctacctggtcacactgGTAGGAAATGGCACAATTCTTCTTGCCATAGGAATTAGCTCTCACTTGCAcacccccatgtatttcttcctcagCCACCTTTCCTTGCTGGACATCTGCTTCCCGACAGCTACAGTGCCCAAGATGCTGGAGAACTTCTTGTTAGAGATCAATACCATTTCCTTTGCTGGCTGTGTGCTACAACTCTACTTCCTGGTGGCACTGGTAGGGACAGAGGTCTACCTCTTGTCTGCCATGGCCTATGACCGCTATGTGGCCATATGCAACCCTCTACGTTACACAGTTATCATGAGTAAGAAGCTTTGTCTTCAGCTGGCAGCGGTTACCTGGGTCACAGGGTTCCTCAACTCCCTTCTGCACACAGTAATGACGTTCACTCTACCTTTCTGCAGATCCAATAAAGTCAATCAATACTACTGTGACATCGCACCAGTGCAGGCATTATCGTGCGCTTCTACTTACACAGCTGAAATGTTGGTCCTTATTGTTGGTGGGTTTTTGGGTGTGGGAGCTTTCTTTGTGACACTGGTCTCTTACATCTACATCATCTCCACCATCCTTAGGATCCGTTCTGCTGAGGGGAAACGCAAGGCCTTCTCCACTTGTGCCTCCCATGTAATTGTCGTGCTCCTCTTCTATGGTACCATGATTTTCACTTACATTAGGCCTCTCAACAGCCGCCATCCAGACCGGGACAGGATGGTGAGCATGCTGTCTGGGGTGATTACCTCCATGTTGAATCCCTTGATCTACAGCCTTAGGAATAAGGAAGTAAAGGTGACCTTGAAGAGGGTGATAGTTCATATGTGCTTAAAGAGGGAATGTGTGTCTTAG
- the LOC128398908 gene encoding olfactory receptor 5V1-like, which translates to MEEWMGDTSSLSRDIENGTLVTEFILTGLSDLPAVRFSLFAAFLLIYLITLLGNGTILLAIGVDSHLQNPMYFFLTNLSLLDILCPTATVPKMLENLLSERNTISFVGCVLQLYFLVALAGTEVFLLAAMAYDRYVAICKPLRYTMIMSKKLCLQMVAGTWITGFLNSLLHTVMTFTLPYCKLNRVNQYYCDIPPVLALSCASTYAAEMVVLIFGGIFGVGAFMVTLVSYIYIISTILRIRSSEGKRKAFSTCASHLIVVCLFYGTTIFTYARPTSSHHPDQDRMVSMLYGVITPMLNPLIYSLRNKEVKGALKRVIAHKRH; encoded by the exons ATGGAAGAGTGGATGGGT GATACCTCATCTCTGAGCAGAGATATAGAGAATGGCACCCTAGTGACAGAATTTATCCTAACCGGACTTTCTGATCTCCCAGCTGTCCgcttctccctctttgctgccttTTTGCTCATCTACCTGATCACCCTGCTGGGGAATGGCACCATTCTTCTTGCCATAGGAGTTGACTCCCACCTGCAGAaccccatgtatttcttcctgaCTAACCTTTCCCTGCTGGACATCTTATGCCCCACAGCTACGGTGCCCAAGATGCTGGAGAACCTTTTGTCAGAGAGAAATACCATTTCCTTTGTTGGCTGTGTGCTTCAACTCTACTTCCTGGTAGCCCTGGCAGGGACAGAGGTCTTCCTCTTGGCTGCCATGGCTTATGACCGCTATGTGGCCATATGCAAACCTCTGCGATACACGATGATCATGAGCAAGAAGCTTTGTCTTCAGATGGTTGCTGGTACATGGATCACTGGGTTTCTCAACTCCTTGCTGCACACAGTGATGACCTTTACTCTACCTTATTGCAAACTGAACAGGGTCAATCAATATTATTGTGACATCCCTCCAGTATTGGCCTTATCATGTGCTTCTACTTATGCAGCTGAGATGGTTGTACTTATTTTTGGTGGCATCTTTGGTGTGGGGGCTTTTATGGTGACGCTGGTTTCCTACATCTATATCATCTCCACCATCCTTAGGATCCGTTCTTCCGAGGGGAAGCGCAAGGCCTTCTCCACTTGTGCCTCCCATCTAATTGTGGTGTGTCTCTTTTATGGGACAACCATCTTCACTTATGCAAGGCCTACCTCCAGCCACCATCCAGATCAGGACAGGATGGTGAGCATGTTGTATGGGGTGATTACCCCCATGTTGAACCCCTTGATCTACAGCCTCAGGAACAAGGAGGTGAAAGGGGCCTTGAAAAGAGTAATTGCTCATAAACGCCATTAA
- the LOC128399526 gene encoding olfactory receptor 5V1-like, producing MENITVVTEFILTGLSDLPAVRFSLFAAFLLIYLVTLLGNSTIVLAIEADSHLHNPMYFFLTNLSLLDICCPTVTVPKMLENLLSERNTISFAGSVLQVYFLIALAGTEVFLLSAMAYDRYVAICNPLRYTVIMSKKLCLQMAAGTWVTGFLHSLLHTVMTFTLPYCKSNRVNQYYCDIPPVLALSCASTYVAEMVVFIVGGILGVGAFMVTLVSYIHIISAILRIRSAEGKRKAFSTCASHLIVVCLFYGTILFTYLRPSSSHHPDQDRMVSMLYGVITPMLNPLIYSLRNKEVKGALKRVIVHKRL from the coding sequence ATGGAGAACATCACCGTAGTGACAGAATTTATCCTAACTGGACTTTCTGATCTCCCAGCTGTCCgcttctccctctttgctgccttTTTGCTCATCTACCTGGTCACCCTGCTGGGGAACAGCACCATTGTTCTTGCCATAGAAGCTGACTCCCACTTGCACAaccccatgtatttcttcctcacTAATCTTTCCCTGCTGGACATCTGCTGCCCCACAGTTACAGTGCCCAAGATGCTGGAGAACCTCTTGTCAGAGAGAAATACCATTTCCTTTGCTGGCTCTGTGCTGCAAGTCTACTTCCTGATAGCCTTGGCAGGGACAGAGGTCTTCCTCTTGTCTGCCATGGCTTATGACCGCTATGTGGCCATATGCAACCCTCTGCGATACACGGTCATCATGAGCAAGAAGCTGTGTCTTCAGATGGCTGCTGGTACATGGGTCACAGGGTTCCTCCACTCCTTGCTGCACACGGTAATGACTTTCACTCTACCTTATTGTAAATCTAATAGAGTCAATCAATACTACTGTGATATCCCTCCAGTCTTGGCCTTATCATGTGCTTCCACCTATGTGGCTGAGATGGTTGTCTTCATTGTTGGTGGGATTTTGGGTGTGGGGGCTTTTATGGTGACGCTGGTCTCCTACATCCACATCATCTCCGCCATCCTTAGGATCCGTTCTGCTGAGGGGAAACGCAAGGCCTTCTCCACTTGTGCCTCCCATCTAATTGTGGTGTGCCTCTTCTATGGGACAATCCTCTTCACTTACTTAAGGCCTTCCTCCAGCCACCATCCAGACCAGGACAGGATGGTGAGCATGTTGTATGGGGTGATTACCCCCATGTTGAACCCCTTGATCTACAGCCTCAGGAACAAGGAGGTGAAAGGGGCTTTGAAGAGGGTCATTGTTCATAAACGCCTCTAA
- the LOC128399527 gene encoding olfactory receptor 5V1-like, which translates to MENITMVTEFILMGLSDLPAVRFSLFATFLLIYLVTLLGNGTILLAIGADSHLHNPMYFFLTNLSLLDICCPTATVPKMLENLLSEKNTISFVGCVLQLYFLVALAGTEVFLLSAMAYDRYVAICNPLRYMVIMSKKLCLQMVAGTWVTGFLNSLLHTVMTFTLPYCNSNRVNQYYCDIPPVLALSCASTYAAEMVVLIVGGIFGVGAFLVTLVSYIYIISTILRIRSAEGKRKAFSTCASHLMVVCLFYGTTIFTYIRPSSSHHPDQDRLVSMLYGVITPMLNPLIYSLRNKEVKGALKRVIVNKRQ; encoded by the coding sequence ATGGAGAACATCACCATGGTGACAGAATTCATCTTAATGGGCCTTTCTGATCTCCCAGCTGTCCGCTTCTCCCTCTTTGCTACCTTTTTGCTCATCTACCTGGTCACCTTGTTGGGGAATGGCACCATTCTTCTTGCCATAGGAGCTGACTCCCACTTGCACAaccccatgtatttcttcctcacTAATCTTTCCCTGCTGGACATCTGCTGCCCTACAGCTACAGTGCCTAAGATGCTGGAGAACCTCTTGTCAGAGAAAAATACCATTTCCTTTGTTGGCTGTGTGCTGCAACTCTACTTCCTTGTAGCCTTGGCAGGGACAGAGGTCTTTCTCTTGTCTGCCATGGCTTATGACCGCTATGTGGCCATATGCAACCCTTTACGATACATGGTTATCATGAGTAAGAAGCTGTGTCTTCAGATGGTTGCTGGTACATGGGTCACAGGGTTCCTCAACTCCTTGCTGCACACAGTCATGACTTTCACTCTACCTTATTGTAATTCTAATAGAGTTAATCAATACTACTGTGATATCCCTCCAGTCTTGGCCTTATCATGTGCTTCCACCTATGCAGCTGAGATGGTTGTCCTCATTGTTGGTGGGATTTTTGGTGTGGGGGCTTTTCTGGTGACATTGGTCTCCTACATCTACATCATCTCCACCATCCTTAGGATCCGTTCTGCTGAGGGGAAACGCAAGGCCTTCTCCACTTGTGCCTCCCATCTTATGGTGGTGTGCCTCTTCTATGGGACGACCATCTTCACTTACATAAGGCCTTCCTCCAGCCACCATCCAGATCAAGACAGGCTGGTGAGCATGTTGTATGGGGTGATTACCCCCATGTTGAACCCCTTGATCTACAGCCTCAGGAACAAGGAGGTGAAAGGGGCTTTGAAGAGGGTCATTGTTAATAAACGCCAATAa
- the LOC128398909 gene encoding olfactory receptor 11A1, translating to MNPTDFGNHTIITEFLLLGFGNLGRLDLLFFFIFLVIYIVTMVGNILLVVLVVSDHNLHTPMYFFLGNLSCLEICYSSNIMPKMLAGLILYQGKVISVAGCMTQFYFFGFLVVAECYLLAAMSYDRYVAICKPLLYVIVMDGKTCVQLVAGAWVSSLLVINLTICLTQQLTFCGPNTIDHFFCDYSPLLKLSCSDTHMMELVTTLLAGLCSLPPFVLTLASYSSIIRTILRIPSTVGKQKAFSTCSSHLMVVSIFYGTIIIVYLLPRTDAMRDWNKVFSLFYIVLTPLLNPLIYSLRNREVQNALNKVLLKLLIYRTVA from the coding sequence ATGAATCCAACAGACTTCGGAAACCATACAATCATTACTGAATTTCTCTTGCTGGGATTTGGGAATTTGGGTCGTCTggatctcctcttcttcttcatcttcctaGTGATCTACATTGTGACCATGGTGGGCAACATCCTCCTCGTTGTGCTGGTGGTATCGGACCACAACCTTCACACACCCATGTACTTCTTCTTGGGAAATCTGTCTTGCTTAGAGATCTGCTACAGTTCCAACATTATGCCCAAGATGCTAGCTGGCCTCATCCTCTACCAGGGCAAAGTCATTTCTGTGGCAGGCTGCATGACacagttttatttttttggtttccTGGTAGTTGCAGAGTGTTATCTCTTGGCTGCCATGTCTTATGATAGGTATGTGGCAATATGCAAGCCATTGCTCTATGTGATTGTTATGGATGGCAAAACTTGTGTTCAGCTAGTGGCAGGGGCTTGGGTAAGCAGTTTGCTGGTTATTAACCTAACAATATGTTTAACCCAGCAATTAACCTTCTGCGGTCCCAACACAATTGACCATTTCTTTTGCGACTACAGCCCATTGTTAAAGCTGTCTTGCAGCGACACCCACATGATGGAGCTGGTAACTACTCTTCTGGCGGGCCTTTGCTCCCTGCCACCCTTTGTTTTAACTCTGGCTTCCTACAGTTCTATCATACGAACCATTCTGAGAATCCCGTCCACTGTTGGAAAGCAAAAGGCCTTCTCTACCTGCTCCTCTCACCTCATGGTAGTGTCCATCTTCTATGGCACGATCATTATTGTCTACCTGTTACCAAGAACGGATGCAATGCGAGATTGGAACAAGGTCTTTTCTCTCTTCTACATAGTCCTGACCCCATTGCTCAATCCCCTTATATACAGCCTGAGAAACAGGGAGGTGCAGAATGCTTTGAATAAAGTGCTTCTTAAATTACTCATTTACAGAACTGTAGCTTAA